The DNA sequence TGTCGATCCCGACGATCCGGCCCGCGTCCATGGTGACGCGCTGGATCGTGCCCGAGCACCCGACGTGTGCGGCGACCCCGACGGGCAGCTGACTCTCTGCGCCCGGTGCGCTCGCCCTGCCGCGCCCTGTTGCGAGATCCGTCGCGTCGACGGTGACGACGAGGGTGGGAGCCGCGCCGCCCAGGCTGGGCATGTCACGGTGGCGAGCGGCGATCCCCAGCGCTGCGGCGAGAGCGTCGTGACGCTTCTGCATCGCCGTGCGGTCATCGATCACCGCCCGAGGGTCGGAGTTGAGGGGATCGAGCTCACCGACATCGCTGCCGCCGACACCCGAGCCGCCGACGTCCGCGCCGCTGGCACCCGAGCCGCCGGCATCCGGACCGCCGACGTCCGAGCCGTCCACGCCCGAGCCGCCGGCCTCGGCGGGAGAGAACCGCACACCGAGTCGAGGCGGCCCGTCGCCCTTGGGGTTGTTCTGAGCGTCGAAGATCAGCTCCAACTGCGCGGCGACGTCGGGCGTCAGTGCGCCCGAGATGGCCCGGAGTCCGTTGCGCAGCCGTCCGACCGTGATGCCCCGCCGCCTCGCGGCTTCGTCTGCGGGTTCCTCGCCGTCTGGGTCGAAGATGGCGGCCAGAGCCTCGGCGAGCAGTCGCAGGTCTTCCGGCATCGGAGCCGGCCCGCGCCCGGATGTCCGGTCGGCGCCGCTCGCTGCTTGCGAACCATCCGAACCATCCGGATCTGTGCTCCCGGCGTGCGCATCGTCACGTGCGCCTCTGGCCGCATCGGCGAGAAGCTCGTCGGCGCCGAGGCGCTCGTCGAGACCGATCCGATCGCGCACCTGCTCCATCGGCGCCGTCGCGGCGAGCACGCCCGCGATGCCGACCACGCCGTCGAGCAGCGCGGTCCGCATCGCGGGCCAGCGGGCAGGCAGACGCTCGCCGGACAGGAGGTTCGTCTGTCGGCGCACCAGGTCGACGACCTTGCCGAGACGCGTGGCCGCGGTCGTGTCGACGAGGAGCGCTCGCCGCAGCAACTCGTTCTCGCTGCGGCACCCCGCGGAATGCGGAAGCTCGACATCACCCGTCGCGACGGTCTCGACGATCACCGCCTCGACGCGCCGGAACGCTGCGCCCGCCACGGCCAGCACCTCTACGCGCTCAGGCTCAGTCAAGCCGGCCAGTGCGTCGTCGGCCAGCACCTGATCGAGGTCGGAGACGACCTGATCGAGGAGGGTGCGGGACCGGGATGACATGCCCTCAGTCAACACCGGGCTTCCGACATTCGCACCGCTCGATGCCGCGGATTTACGCCCGGTCAGAGCCGTATTCCGATACTCGAGATCCGCGATCCGGAATACCGCGAGACCCACAGGGCACGCTCGACACCCGCCAGCCCTCCGCGACATTCGAGCGCCTCGAGCCGACGCAGCGTGCCACGCAGTGCGTGTCCGGCATCCGACTCCCTGTCAACCCTCTATCCGTCGGATGCTTCCGCAGGGAGGGTGGCCGTTCGTCCCGACCGAAACGCGACGACGCAACCAGGACACGACGCGACACGACAACGCGACGCCAACGCAACCCACGAACGAGGAGGACGCATCATGAAGGCACTCACCTGGCAGGGCACCCGCAGAGTGGCGGTCGAGGAGGTCCCGGACCCGGTCATCGAGCGGCCGACCGACGCGATCGTGCGCATCACGTCTTCGGCGATCTGCGGGTCCGACCTGCATCTGTACGAGCTCCTGGGACCGTTCCTCGACCGCGGAGACATCCTCGGGCACGAGCCGATGGGAGTCGTCGTCGAGGTCGGCAGCGAGGTCACGAACCTGTCGGTCGGTGACCGCGTGGTCATCCCGTTCACGATCTCGTGCGGGCACTGCTTCTTCTGCCGGCAGGGACTGCAGTCGCAGTGCGAGACGACCCAGGTGCGCGAGTACGGCAGCGGCGCGACGCTGTTCGGGTACACGAAGCTCTACGGGCAGGTGCCCGGTGGTCAGGCCGAGTATCTCCGCGTGCCGCTCGCGGACTACAACCACATCAAGGTCGCGTCCGATCTGCCGGACGACCGCTACCTGTTCCTCAGCGACATCCTGCCGACGGCGTGGCAGGGCGTGGAGTATGCGAACGTCCCGGACGGCGGCACGCTCGCGGTGATGGGTCTCGGGCCCGTCGGACAGTTCGTGTCTCGCATCGGCGTGCACCGCGGCTACCGCGTTCTCGCGGTGGACCCCGTGGCGGAGCGCCGCGAGATGGCATCCCGTCACGGCGTCGAAACCTTCGATCTCTCCGACGACGTCGTGTCCGAGCTGCGCGATCTCACGGAGGGACGGGGAGCGGATGCCGTCGTCGACGCCGTCGGCATGGAAGCGCACGGCAACCCCGGCGTGGGCATCGTGCAGAAGGCCGTCGGGCTGCTCCCGGACGCCCTCGCGCAGCAGATGATGGACAAGGCGGGCATCGACCGTCTCGCCGCGCTGCACGCCTCGATCGACGCGGTGCGCCGAGGCGGGACGGTGTCACTGAGTGGCGTCTACGCGGGCGACGCCGACATCATGCCGATGAAGACGATGTTCGACAAGCAGATCAGTCTGCGCATGGGGCAGTGCAATGTCAAACGCTGGACGGACGACCTGCTGCCTCTCGTCGAGGACCTCAGCGACCCGCTCGGAGTCATGGACCTCACGACGCACAGTGCACCGCTCGAGGACGCACCGGCCCTGTATGAGACGTTCCAGCGCAAGGAGGACGGCTGCATCAAGGTCGTGCTGCGCCCGTCGACGGTCTGAGCGCCGCGAGAAGCGGATGCCGGGAGGGTGCGCCTCGGGAGACGGGGCGCACCCTCAGCGCGCCCGCCCCTCGGCGAGGTAGGCGAGCCGGTGCAGGGTCTCCGAGTTGCGCCACCGCAACAGGGGAGTGGTGAGGAATCCGGGCAGCAGCGTCGCCGGACCGTTCACCGGTTCCTCGTCGATGCGCACCATGCATCCGCCGTCGTACGTCCGCACGCGGATCGTGACGCGTGCCTCGCCGATGGGCCACCCCTTGGCGCGCATGACCATCTTCCGCGGCGGATCCCATTCCTCCACGACTGTCGTGTCGTCGAGCAGGGCGGGCCAGACGCCCACGGAGTGGTGCAGCTCGGCGCCCGGCTGTGGCCAGGTCTCGTCGACGTCGCGCATGCGGGATGCGCCGACCACCCATCCGGGGTAGAGCCAGCCGTCGCCGAGCACTCCGAACACGTCGTCTGGGCGGCAGTCCAGGGTGCGTACGTTCTTCGCCATGTCGTCCACCTCTCGTCGGTCCCGTGCATGGTCGGCGCAGACGGGCACCGCACCCAAGGGGGTTGACGGGCGCCGCGCGATGCCCCAGACACCACAGCACAGCACAGCACACCACCCGAAGAGCACAGCTCAGCACACCACCCGAACGGCACAGCACAGCACCGAACGGCACAGCACAGCCCCCGAAGACCACAGCGCAGCACCCGACTAGCACAACACCGCCGCCCGCGCCTCCCCCTGGAACCGTCCCGACCGCTCTGCGAGGGTCGGTGCATGGCACTCATCGATCTCCCCGTGCGGGCCGTCCGCCGCGTCGGCGAACTCGCCCGTGACGACGCTCCCGCCCTCCTCACCCACGGCTACGGCTTCGGATCCCGCATCTGGCGGCGCGTGCGAGCGGGAGCGCGATCGGCGCCGATGCGTCTGCTCGGCGACGACGCGGTGTTCGTGCGAGGCGTCGAGGGCGTCGAGCTGTTCTACGACGCCGATCGCATCGCTCGTCACGGCGCGATGCCCGCGGTCGTACAGGAATCGCTGTTCGGCCACGGGTCCGTGCACAGCCTCGACGGCGACGACCACCGGCACCGCAAGGCGACGTTCGTCGACGTCGCGTACGAGGACGAGCAGGTCGCCCGCCTCGCGCCTCTCCTCGAACGCGAGTGGGATGCCGAGCGCCGGGCGTGGCTCGACGGCGGCACGCGCAGCGCGTACGACGCGGCGGTCGGCGCCTTCGGGCGGGCGATCATGCGGTGGGCCGGGCTTCCTGGTTCCGGAGCGGCGAAGACGCGTTGGGCGGCTCGTCTCGCGCAGATCGTCGACGGCTTCGGATCGCCGTACTCGCCGGTGTACCTCGCCGCCGTCGCGAACCGGTGGTGGTCCGACCGGCATGCCGCCCGCCTCATCGATGCCGTGCGCGCGGGCGCCCTGCGTGCCGAGCCGGGAACCGCCCTGTACGAGTGGGCGCACCACCGCGACCGCGACGGCGAGCTGCTGCCGGCGCGGGTGGCCGGTGTCGAGCTGCAGAACAGCATCCGTCCGATGATCGCGGTCGCGCGGTTCGTCGCGTTCGCCGCGAAGGAGCTGCACGACCGCCCCGAGTGGCGAGACCGCATCGCCGCCGAGACGGCCGATCGCGGAGCACTGGTCGGCGGTCCGCTGTCGATCATGTTCGCGCAGGAGATCCGTCGCACGGCGCCGTTCGTGCCCATGCTCCCCGGATGGGCGATCGCCGACATCGACATCGACGGCCAGCACGTCGACGCCGGCGGACGGGTCGTGCTCGACCTGCTCGGGACCAACACCGACGACCGGTTCTGGGCGCGCTCCGACCGCTTCGACCCGGAGCGCTTCCGCGACGTGGGCGACGACTACGAGTCGCTCGCCGCGTTCGTCCCGCACGGCGGCGCCGACGTGCCGACCGGCCACCGCTGCCCGGGCGAGAAGCTCGCGATCTCCGGCCTCGCCGCGGCGATCGCGACGCTGAGCGACCCGCGCCTGCTCATCCTCGGCGCCGGCCTCGACGTGAACCGGCGCCGCCTGCCCACCAAGCCGCGGTCCGGCGCACTGGTGCGGTCGGCGACGGCATCCGGCAGTCGCTGCCCGTTCCACTGACGCGCCTCGCGCGGTTCCCCGTTGGGTCTCCCGCTCGGTTGTCAAGGGGCGGGCGTGATCGCCGGGGAGCACGGATGCTGGACGCCACCCGTCACCAGAC is a window from the Microbacterium sp. LWO14-1.2 genome containing:
- a CDS encoding DUF222 domain-containing protein translates to MSSRSRTLLDQVVSDLDQVLADDALAGLTEPERVEVLAVAGAAFRRVEAVIVETVATGDVELPHSAGCRSENELLRRALLVDTTAATRLGKVVDLVRRQTNLLSGERLPARWPAMRTALLDGVVGIAGVLAATAPMEQVRDRIGLDERLGADELLADAARGARDDAHAGSTDPDGSDGSQAASGADRTSGRGPAPMPEDLRLLAEALAAIFDPDGEEPADEAARRRGITVGRLRNGLRAISGALTPDVAAQLELIFDAQNNPKGDGPPRLGVRFSPAEAGGSGVDGSDVGGPDAGGSGASGADVGGSGVGGSDVGELDPLNSDPRAVIDDRTAMQKRHDALAAALGIAARHRDMPSLGGAAPTLVVTVDATDLATGRGRASAPGAESQLPVGVAAHVGCSGTIQRVTMDAGRIVGIDSTDRVFTVHQRRAIIARDKECLIPGCHVPASWCEIHHVTEHARGGPTHTDNGVPLCWWHHRSLDYSGWEIRMNAGIPEVRGPAWWDPARLWRAPRLSLPARGSTRRDSSPTRPDRRPAALARAG
- a CDS encoding SRPBCC family protein is translated as MAKNVRTLDCRPDDVFGVLGDGWLYPGWVVGASRMRDVDETWPQPGAELHHSVGVWPALLDDTTVVEEWDPPRKMVMRAKGWPIGEARVTIRVRTYDGGCMVRIDEEPVNGPATLLPGFLTTPLLRWRNSETLHRLAYLAEGRAR
- a CDS encoding cytochrome P450, which translates into the protein MALIDLPVRAVRRVGELARDDAPALLTHGYGFGSRIWRRVRAGARSAPMRLLGDDAVFVRGVEGVELFYDADRIARHGAMPAVVQESLFGHGSVHSLDGDDHRHRKATFVDVAYEDEQVARLAPLLEREWDAERRAWLDGGTRSAYDAAVGAFGRAIMRWAGLPGSGAAKTRWAARLAQIVDGFGSPYSPVYLAAVANRWWSDRHAARLIDAVRAGALRAEPGTALYEWAHHRDRDGELLPARVAGVELQNSIRPMIAVARFVAFAAKELHDRPEWRDRIAAETADRGALVGGPLSIMFAQEIRRTAPFVPMLPGWAIADIDIDGQHVDAGGRVVLDLLGTNTDDRFWARSDRFDPERFRDVGDDYESLAAFVPHGGADVPTGHRCPGEKLAISGLAAAIATLSDPRLLILGAGLDVNRRRLPTKPRSGALVRSATASGSRCPFH
- a CDS encoding alcohol dehydrogenase catalytic domain-containing protein is translated as MKALTWQGTRRVAVEEVPDPVIERPTDAIVRITSSAICGSDLHLYELLGPFLDRGDILGHEPMGVVVEVGSEVTNLSVGDRVVIPFTISCGHCFFCRQGLQSQCETTQVREYGSGATLFGYTKLYGQVPGGQAEYLRVPLADYNHIKVASDLPDDRYLFLSDILPTAWQGVEYANVPDGGTLAVMGLGPVGQFVSRIGVHRGYRVLAVDPVAERREMASRHGVETFDLSDDVVSELRDLTEGRGADAVVDAVGMEAHGNPGVGIVQKAVGLLPDALAQQMMDKAGIDRLAALHASIDAVRRGGTVSLSGVYAGDADIMPMKTMFDKQISLRMGQCNVKRWTDDLLPLVEDLSDPLGVMDLTTHSAPLEDAPALYETFQRKEDGCIKVVLRPSTV